The DNA sequence AAAGGTGCGGTAGAGCGAGCGCACGATCGCATCGCCCATCATCGCCGCATTATGGGCGATGAAGACGATACGGAGCGCCACTTGCGCATTGGCGGCGCGCACTTCGGTGAGCACCGCATGAAGATGGGCGCGGGCGACGATGTCGTTTCGGCGCGGCAGGAGACCGTTGATCAGCGACAGGGTCGGAGCCACGAACAAGCTGAAGATCAGCACGATCTGCCAGATCAGAGCTTCCGTCGGCTCCATGTAGTACCAGCCCATCACCGAGGCGACGAGCCAGGCAAGCGGGATCAGCGAGCGACGCAGGTTGTCGTACATCTTCCAGCGCCCGAGCATCGACAGCCCGTTGGAGAAATTGAAGATGTAAGGCAGCAGCTGCCAGTCGCCGCGCGCCCAGCGATGCTGGCGCGACATCTCGACCTCGTAGCGGGTCGGGAAGTCCTCGACGAGCTCGACGTCGGTGACGAGTGCGCAGCGCACATAAGAACCTTCGAGCAGGTCATGGCTGAGAACGGCGTTTTCCTGGATGCGGCCCTTCAGCGCCGCCTCGAAGGCGTCGACATGGTAGAGGCCTTTGCCGGTGAAGCTGCCTTCGCCGGCGATGTCCTGATAAACGTCAGAGACGGTGAAGACGTAGGGGTCGATGCCGCGGTTGGCCGAGAAGATGCGCTGGAAGGCCGAGGCGTCACTGCCCGTGGTCAGCGACGGTGTCACCCGCGGCTGCAGCAGGCTGTAGCCGGCGATCACGTCCTGAGTCTCGGGGTCGACGACCGGGCGATTGATCGGATGGTACATCTTGCCGACGAGCTTCGTCACCGCATCGCGCATCAGGCGCGTGTCGGAATCGAGCGTCATCACATACTGCACGTTGTCCGGCACCGTGTTGGCGCCCTGCAGGAACGAGGTGTCGCGGTCACCGCGAAGTAGCATGTTCAGTTCGTGCAGCTTGCCGCGCTTGCGCTCCCAGCCCATCCACACGCCTTCCTGCTCGTTGTAGAGGCGGCGGCGATGAAGGAGATAGAAGCGCGTCTTGCCGTCATAGGCATAGCGCGCCGAGAGCTGGGCAATCTCGCGCTTGGCGTAGTCGAGGACGTCGGAATCGGCGCTCGACTCCTCGACCTTGCTGTCGGCCCAGTCGCTGACGAGCGCAAAGTAGATCTCGCCGCGCGGATTGGCCAGGTAGTGGACCTCAAGATTGCGCACGAGTTCGTCGACATGGTCGCGCTTGGAAATCAGGCATGGTACGGCAACGAGCGTGCGGGCGTGCTCGGGAATGCCGTCGATGAACTCGTAGCCGACAAGACGGGACGGTTTGACGAACAGAGTCACCAGCGTGTTGAACAGCCCCATCGCGCCTTCGGACGCCGGCAGCGCGAAGAGCAGCAGCATGATCAACTTCGCGCCGCTTGGGATATCCATCGGGCTGACGAAGGAGTAGACGGCGATCATCGCCAGGACGGTCAGAAGAATGTTCGGTCCGGCGATCGCGAACCAGTCGAGCTTGCGGCTGAAGCGGATGATCGTCTGCAGCAGCGACGGTCGGTAACCGATCTTTTTCTCGAGCACCTTGCGCTGCTTGCCGACGAGGAAGGAGCCAACGTTCGGCTCCTGCAGCGGCACTTCGGTCTCGGCCGCAGTCTCCGCCTCGCGCACCATCTCGATGGCGATCTGGGTCACCTCGTATTCGCTGTGGCCGGAACGACGCGCGAGCTTCTCGATCGTGTCGCGATACTTGTTGCGCGAGCCGAAATCGAGGGCCGCATAGTCGGACCCCTCACGCAGCGCCGCGTCGATCTTGCTGACGCTTTCGAACCAGACGGCCCAGTCGGTATCGTCGATCTCACGCAGGCTGCGGATGATGTTGCTCATCGTCGCATTGCCGGACGACAGGCGGTTCTGCTCGGCGACCAGCGCGTTTTCAACGTCGCTGCCGCGTTTCTCAAGCTGTTCCTCGATCCAGCCGATGACGGCACCGGAGGTCTGCGAGCCGTCACGCGTGCGGTACAGCAGCTGCGCGACGAAGGTGTTGTCGGCAGCCAGCGCTTCCGATTCCGCCAGCAGTGCCCGACATTTCTCCGGATCGTTCAGGCGGATGATCTGGTCGGCGATGTCGTTCGCCTTGCGGCGCATGCCGCGCGAGCGTTCGACACGGATGGCGATCCGGCGAAGGTTCTCGATCAGCACGAAGCGCAGGATCGACGGCAGCGCCCAGAGTTCGCCGATCTTGAAGGTCTCGTGCTTCTGGAAGCCCTCGACCATCGACGTGATGCTTTCGCGCGTCACCGTGCTGTGGGTGTGGGCCACATAGAGCCAGGCGAGCGCCATGGTGCGCGGGATCACCGTGCCGGAAACCGAAAGCGTCGGCAGCTGGCGATAGAACCGGCGCGGGAAATCGCGTCGGACTTCCTGGATCGCCTCTTCGACGACGTGGTGGTTGTCGAGCAGCCATTCGGCGGCCGGCGTGATCGTCGCCCCGGCCTCCACGTCCGCAGCCGTCGCCCGGTAGACGCGCAGGATCTCGTTCTCGTTCTCGCGATGCCGTGGCCGGAACTCGAACGGGAAGAATCCCGGCAGCGAGGAGGCACCCTTCACTGCGAGATCCTCACCGCATTGCCGGAGGTCCTCCATCGAGAAGAAGGTGGCGCGGATCGAATCGTTGTAATCGATCTGCTTTGCTTCCGGTTCGCGCGGAGAGGTGGGCGGCGTAGTTTGAAGCTGCATGGGTACGGGTTCTGAATCCAACCGGGGTTGATCGGCCCGGTCCTCGTTGGGTTGCCGGGTTGGCTGCGGACCTGAGAATTCAGGCTTAGCCGGCGCATTGCTAGACACGGTCATGTGTCCTCCCATTCACCGTCAATTCCCGCAAGCGGGGAACTGGCGGTAACAGGCACCGCCCTCGACTGGGCATCCGAGATCGCAAAGCCGGCGGCGCATTGGTTTTCAAGGCCGCGGTGATGCATGAAAATGGCATTTTTTAGCCGTGGTGCCAACAGCTTGCAAGGATTGCTCATACAAGTATGGACGATTTGCGCACAGACGAATTAAGCCGAAACCAGCCGCGCGCGCGCCCCCAATGGCACTTCGATACAGCTCTCTCAATTGCCCTCTTCTCAAGCTTCACCGCGGATGGCAGACGAGGCGAAACGTGAAGCGGCGAGGAAGGTTCCCTCGATTTTCAGAAAAGGGTGGGTCCGGTCAGCCCACTTGTTCGGTGATCCACTCCCGAAAGGCCAGGCTGATGGGGTTTTCGAGCTTGCCTTCGGGCACGGCGAGATAATAGCTGTTTTCGGTCTGCATCGGCCGGTCGAGCACGATACTGAGCGTGCCGGCAGCTATTTCCTGCTCGATCAGATAGCGTGGCAGCAACGCGAAGCCGAGCCCGGCTGTTGCCGCCTCGATCACCATGGAGAACTGGTCGAAACGGTTTCCGCGATAGGCCCCTCGGCCATCCATGTCATTCGCCTCGAACCATTGCGCCCAGAGCTTCGGCCGCGTGGCGAGATGCAGCAATGGGCCGGCGACGAGATCCTCGGGGGTCTCGATAGGATGGTTCACCAACAGGGCAGGGCTTGCAGCCGGAACGATGATCTCGCTGCAGAGATAGCTGCAGGTGGCGCGCGCCCAGACCGGCTGGCCATAGTGAATGGCCAGATCGAAGTTCTGCTCGTCGAAATCGAAGGGCGCGGAACGGGAAGCAATGTTCAGCACCGTGTCGGGATGGCGCTTGAGGAAATCGGGAAGCCGCGGCACCAGCCAGCGGCTACCGAAGGTCGGCAGCGACGCGATCGAGAGCGTCGAGTCCGCCCGGGCCGAGGCCATGGCCCGCACCATCAGCTCCTCGGTCTGATTGAGGAGACGGCGAACCTCGGGCAGGAACTTCTGGCCGGCATCCGAGAGGATCACCCGCTGGCGCACACGCTCGAACAGGAGCACGCCGAGCTGGTTTTCGAGATCCTTGATCTGACGGCTGACGGCGCTTTGGGTGAGATTCAGTTCGGCAGCAGCCTGCGTGAAGCTGCCATGTCGCGCCGCGCATTCGAACGCCTGCAGCGTCGTCACGTCGGGAACCAGCCTGCGGCTTAACTTCATTCCAGCCTCGCATCAACATAGTCAGAAGCAGCGCGATCAATGGCCAGTTCGATCGGATATGATCCGAAATGAGAATGACCTTGTCCTTCACCCATAGCGCGAGGCGAGCCCCAGTGAAAGAGAATAGTTTCGTATCGGCCGACGACATCCGTTCGGCCTTTTCCGCAGCCATGTCGGTCATGTACCGCGAAGAGGTGCCGGCCTACGGCACGCTGATGGAGCTGGTCGCCAAGGTGAACGCCGATACGCTCGCCGCCGACCCGGTCCTGAAGGAGCGCCTGGACGCCACGGACACGCTCGACCGCATCTCCGAAGAACGGCACGGCGCGATCCGGCTCGGCACGCCCGCCGAACTTGCAATGATGCGTCGCGTCTTCGCCGTCATGGGCATGTACCCGGTCGGCTACTACGACCTCTCCACCGCCGGCGTCCCGGTTCACTCGACCGCCTTCCGCCCGGTCGGCGAGACCGCGCTGAAGCGCAACCCGTTCCGCGTCTTCACCTCGCTGCTCCGCCTCGATCTCATCGCCGACGAATCGCTGCGCGCCGAAGCGGAAGTGATCCTCGCCGAGCGCCAGATCTTCACGGATGGCGCCGTGGAACTGGCGCAGAAGGCCGAGCGCGACGGTGGCCTCGACAAGGCGGATGCCGAGCGTTTCGTCTCGGAGGTACTCGAAACCTTCCGCTGGCACGACAAGGCCAATGTCAGCACCGATATGTACAAGCGCCTGCATGACGCCCATCGCCTGATCGCCGACGTCGTCTCGTTCAAGGGCCCGCACATCAACCACCTGACGCCGCGCACGCTCGACATCGATCAGGTGCAGGCGCTGATGCCGGAATACGAGATTGCGCCGAAGGCCGTCGTCGAGGGCCCGCCGACCCGCAAGTGCCCGATCCTGCTGCGCCAGACCTCGTTCAAGGCGCTGGAAGAGCCGGTGTCGTTCAAGGACGGCAGCGGCGCGTGGAAGGAAGGCTCGCACACCGCCCGTTTCGGCGAGATTGAACAGCGCGGCATAGCGCTGACGCCGAAGGGCCGCGCGCTCTACGACGACCTGCTTGACGCCTCGCGCAAGATCGTCCGCCCGGCCGCTGACGGCTCGAATGCCCGCGAATATGAAGCTGCCCTTGCCAAGGCCTTCGAGCCCTTCCCGGACACCTGGGCAGGCATCCGCGAAGCCGGCCTCGGCTATTTCAGCTACTCGCTGACGGAAAAGGGTCGCAAGGCCGGCATCTCCGCCAAGCGCGACATCCAAGCGCTGATCGCCGATGGTCTCGTCCAGTTCGACGCCATCGTCTACGAAGACTTCCTTCCGGTTAGCGCCGCAGGTATCTTCCAGTCGAACCTCGGCGACGGCGCCCAGCAGGACTTTGTCGCCAGCCCGAACCAGAAGCGCTTCGAGGCCGATCTCGGTGCCACCGTGCTCAACGAGTTCGACCACTATGCCGGCATCGAGCAGGCTTCGATCGAAAGCTGCATCCAGGCCTTGACCGGCGCGATCGCTGCGGAATGATGCTTCTCTAATGATCGATCAACTGCACATCGACGCGCTCGCCGGCATCCTTGGAGACAGGGGTGTCGTCACGCGTCCTGAAGACCTGGAAGCCTACGAGACCGGCGCGCGCTACGATCGCGGCCGGACCTCGCTCGTGCTGCGGCCGGCGACGACGGAGGAAGTTTCCGCCGCTGTCGCCTATTGTGTGGCGCACGGCATCGCGCTGATCCCGCAGTCCGGCAATACGGGCCTCGTCTCCGGCTCGACCCCGGATCAATCGGGCGACGAAGCCGTCCTCAGCCTCGACCGGTTGACCAAGTGCTTCGAGCTCGACCTCGACAACCGCTCGGTGCGGCTCGATGCCGGCTTCCGCCTGTCCGATCTCAACCGGCGGCTGGAAGAGCACGGCCTGTTCTTCCCGATCGACCTTGGCGCCGACCCGCGCATCGGCGGCATGATCGCCACCAATACCGGCGGCTCGCGCTTTCTGAAATACGGCGACGTGCGGCGCAATACGCTCGGCCTCAAGGTGGTGCTCGCGGACGCGGACGGCACCGTGCTCGACCTGCAATGCGACCTGCGCAAGAACAACACCGGCGTCGACTGGAAGCAGCTCTTCGTCGGCACTTCGGGCGCCTTCGGCATCGTCACCGAATGTGTGCTGAACCTCGAGCGCTTGCCGCAGCAGACGGCAACAGCGCTTCTCGTTCCGGCCAGCGGCGCGCATGTGCTGCCGCTGCTTCGGGCCATGGAAGAGCGGCTTGGCGCATATCTCTCGGCTTTCGAGGGTATGTCGAGCAACGCCGTCAAGGCGGCCTTTGCCCATGTGCCGTCTCTCAAGAACCCGTTCCAGGGCGGCAACGTTCCTGATTACGTCATCCTCGCCGAGATCAGCCGCACCTGGGCCCCACGCGAAGGCGAACAGTCGCTCGACGCCGTTCTCGAAACGGCACTCGCCGAGATCTGGGAAATGGAAACGGCGCCGCTCGCCGATGCTTTCGTCGGCCCGCCGCACGAGATCTGGGCACTGCGCCACGCCTTGTCCGAGGGCGTCAAGCACCTCGGCAAGCTGATCGCCTTCGACGTCTCCTTCCGCAGGGGTGACATCATGGCCTTCTGCGACCATATGAAGGCGGAAATGCCCTCGAAATTCCCTGACGTGACCGTCTGCGATTTCGGCCATATCGGCGACGGCGGCGTGCACTTCAACCTCGTCGTGCCGAAGGACAGCGACCTTCTCAAGGACGAGACTTTCGAACCCCGGCTTCGCGAATGGGTTTTCGCGGTCGCCGTTGAGGAGTATCACGGCAGCTTCAGCGCGGAACATGCGATCGGCCGCCGTAACCAGGCCTATTACGACTTTTATACACCAGACAAACTCAAGGACATGGCCGCAGGCCTGAAGATGCTCACCTCGCCGGCAAAGCTCGGCAGCGTGCGCTTCGGATAGGCAAAGCCAGGAAAACGGGAGTCAGACCATGAACATCGCAACCAAGAAAGTCGACGTGACCAAGGAAGCCGCAGCGCTTCTCGAAAAGATGGGCGTCGCCAAAGAACTCTACACCGGCGGCGACATGCCGTCCTATAGCCCGGTCACCGGCGAGAAGATCGGCAACCTAAAGACGGTTTCTGCCGCAGAAGCTGCCGCCAAGATCGAAAAGGCCCATGAAGCCTTCAAGGCCTGGCGCCTGGTTCCGGCCCCGAAGCGCGGCGAGCTGATCCGCCTGCTCGGCGAAGAACTGCGCGCCTTCAAGGCCGACCTCGGCCGCCTGGTTTCGATCGAAGCCGGCAAGATCACCTCGGAAGGCCTGGGCGAAGTCCAGGAAATGATCGACATCTGCGATTTCGCCGTCGGTCTCTCCCGCCAGCTCTATGGTCTGACGATCGCCACCGAGCGCCCCGGCCACCGCATGATGGAAACCTGGCATCCGCTGGGCGTCGTCGGCGTCATCTCCGCCTTCAACTTCCCGGTCGCCGTCTGGTCGTGGAACACGGCGCTGGCGCTCGTCTGCGGCAACTCCGTCGTCTGGAAGCCGTCGGAAAAGACCCCGCTTACCGCCCTTGCCTCGCAGGCGATCTTCGAACGCGCGGTCGCCCGCTTCGGCGACGCACCGGAAGGCCTGTCGCAGGTGTTGATTGGCGATCGTGCCATCGGTGAAGTCCTCGTCGACAACCCGAAGGTTCCGCTGGTTTCGGCCACTGGCTCCACCCGCATGGGTCGCGACGTCGGCCCGCGCCTTGCCAAGCGTTTCGCCCGCGCCATCCTCGAACTCGGCGGCAACAATGCCGGCATCGTCTGCCCCTCGGCCGATCTCGACATGGCGCTTCGCGCCATCGCCTTCGGCGCCATGGGCACCGCCGGCCAGCGTTGCACCACCATGCGCCGCCTGTTCGTGCATGAGAGCGTCTACGACCAGCTCGTTCCGCGCCTGAAGAAGGCCTATGGCTCGGTTTCGGTCGGCAACCCGCTGGAATCGACCGCGCTCGTCGGCCCACTGGTCGACAAGGCTGCCTTCGACGGCATGCAGAAGGCGATCGCTGAAGCCAAGTCGCACGGCGGCAGCGTCACCGGCGGCGAACGCGTCGAACTCGGCTACGACAACGGCTACTATGCCAAGCCCGCTCTGGTCGAAATGCCTGTCCAAGCCGGCCCGGTCTTCGAAGAAACCTTCGCGCCGATCCTCTACGTCATGAAGTACAGCGACTTCGACGCCGTTCTCGATGACCACAATGCGGTCGCAGCCGGCCTGTCGTCCTCGATCTTCACCCGCGACATGCAGGAATCCGAACGCTTCCTCGCCGTCGACGGCTCGGATTGCGGTATCGCCAACGTCAACATCGGCACCTCGGGCGCTGAAATCGGCGGCGCCTTCGGCGGTGAAAAGGAAACCGGCGGCGGTCGCGAATCCGGTTCGGACTCGTGGAAGGCCTACATGCGCCGCGCCACCAACACGGTGAACTATTCGAAGGCTCTGCCGCTGGCGCAGGGCGTGTCGTTCGACATCGAATAACCGGCGCACCCAGGTAGGCAACGACCATGACCATCAACCAAACGGTCAAGGAGGCGGGCTTTAGGCCCGCCTCGCGGATCTCCTCGATCGGAGTCTCCGAAATCCTGAAGATCGGCGCCCGCGCGCAGGCGATGAAGCGTGAAGGCAAGCCGGTGATCATTCTGGGCGCGGGCGAGCCGGACTTCGACACGCCCGACTACGTCAAGGACGCCGCCTGCGAGGCAATCAAGCGCGGCGACACCAAATACACGGCACTCGACGGCACGCCGGACCTGAAGAAGGCGATCCGCGAGAAGTTCCAGCGTGAAAACGGCCTCGCTTACGAGCAGGACGAGATCACGGTGGCGACAGGCGCCAAGCAGATCCTGTTCAACGCCATGATGGCGTCGATCAATCCTGGCGACGAAGTCGTCATCCCGACGCCCTACTGGACCTCCTATTCGGATATCGTCCAGATCTGCGAAGGTAAGCCGGTTCTGATCCCCTGCGACGCTTCCTCCGGCTTCCGCCTGACCGCCGAAACGCTCGAAGCGGCGATCACGCCGAAGACGCGCTGGGTGCTGCTCAATTCGCCGTCGAACCCTTCGGGTGCCGCCTACAGCGCAGCTGACTACCGGCCGCTGCTGGATGTGCTCCTGAGGCACCCACATGTGTGGCTGCTGGTCGACGACATGTATGAGCACATCGTCTATGACGGCTTCCGTTTCGTCACCCCGGCCCAACTCGAGCCCCGGCTCAAGGACCGTACCTTGACGGTCAACGGCGTCTCCAAGGCCTATGCCATGACCGGCTGGCGCATCGGTTATGCCGGTGGCCCGCGTGACCTGATCAAGGCCATGGCCGTGGTTCAGAGCCAGGCGACCTCCTGCCCGTCTTCCGTCAGCCAGGCCGCTTCGGTGGCAGCACTGACCGGGCCGCAGGAATTCCTGAAGGAACGCACGGCAAGCTTCCAGCACCGCCGCGATCTCGTCGTCAGTGGCCTCAACGCCATCGACGGTCTCGATTGCCGCGTCCCGGAAGGTGCCTTCTACACCTTCTCCGGCTGCGCCGGCATGCTCGGCAAGGTCACGCCCTCGGGCAAGAGGATCGAGACGGATACAGACTTCTGCGCCTACCTGCTCGACGATGCCCATGTGGCCGTCGTCCCGGGCTCGGCCTTCGGTCTCTCGCCGTTCTTCCGCATCTCCTATGCAACCTCGGAAGCGGAATTGAAGGAAGCGCTGACGCGCATCGCCGACGCCTGCGCGCGGCTTTCGTAAGCCACTTCGGACGGCGCCTCGGTGCCGTCCGCTCTCAAAATGTTGGCGGCGTACAGGCGCTGATCACCTCGCACGGCACTGGCCCGACGCAACGGAACCGGTGCGGCCGGCGACTTTCGAAGTAATAGGCATCTCCCGGCCCCAGGATCCGCCGCTCGTCATCGACGGTGACCTCGATACGGCCCGAAAGCACGATCCCCCCCTCCTCGCCATCATGCACCAGCGGTACCTTCCCGGTATCCGCGCCCGGCTGATAAACCTCCTTCAGAATCTGCAGGCTGCGGCCGAAGAGGTTTTCGCCGATCTGCCGATAGGAAATCGGTCCCTTGCCGATCTCGACCAGTTCCTCGGCCGCGTAGAATGCCTTGCGCGGCTTCTCCGGTTCGAAGGAGAAGAACTCAGCAAGCCCGATCGGGATCCCGTCGAGAATGCGCTTCAGCGCGCCGACTGACGGGTTGGAGGCGTTCGATTCAATCAGTGAGATCGTAGAGTTGGTGACACCGGCACGTTTGGCGAGTTCACGCTGCGACAGATTGTGCATCAGCCTCAGATGACGAAGCCGGTTTCCGATATCGACGCTCATGGGCGCACATTTCCCTGTTCAGGTTGTTCGGAATAGCGAAAACTCGCCACTCAACGATGTTATAAATCAATGCTTTAACTGACAGCAGAAAAGGACTTGTTTGGCAAATCAAATCATGGCGTCAATCGCCGACCTCAGGAGGATTCCATGAACCAACACACCAAGCCCAACGCCCCCGTACTCGACAGCTATTGGATGCCGTTTACCGCCAACCGGCAGTTCAAGCAGGCCCCGCGTTTGCTCGCGTCCGCCGAGGGCATGCACTACACCAGCACCGATGGCCGCACGATCCTCGACGGCACTGCCGGTCTCTGGTGCGTCAACGCCGGCCACGGTCGCCGCCAGATCGCAGCCGCCGTCGAGCGCCAGCTGTCGACCATGGATTTTGCCCCCTCCTTCCAGATGGGCCACCCGATCGCCTTCGACTTTGCCGAACGCCTCGCCGAGATCGCGCCCGGCCCCGAGGGCCAGAAGCTCGACCGCGTGTTCTTCACCGGCTCCGGCTCGGAATCGGTCGATACCGCGCTGAAGATTGCGATCGCCTACCAGCGCGCGATCGGCCAGGGCACCCGCACACGCCTCATCGGCCGCGAACGCGGCTACCACGGCGTCGGCTTCGGCGGCATTTCGGTCGGCGGCATCCTCAACAACCGCCGCGTCTTCCCGCAGCTTCCGGGTTCGGATCACCTGCGCCACACCCACGACCTCGGCAAGAACGCCTTCGTCAAGGGCCAGCCGGAACACTGCGCCGAGCTTGCCGACGATCTCGAGCGTCTGGTGGCGCTGCACGGCGCCGAGACCATCGCCGCCTGCATCGTCGAGCCCGTCGCCGGCTCGACCGGCGTGCTCATTCCGCCGAAGGGCTATCTCGAACGCCTGCGTGCGATCTGCGACAAGCACGGCATCCTCCTGATCTTCGACGAAGTGATCACCGGCTTCGGCCGCCTCGGTGCCGCCTTCGCCACCGACTTCTTTGGGGTAACCCCTGATATGGTGACGGCGGCCAAGGGTCTCACCAACGGCGCGATCCCGATGGGCGCTGTCTTTGCCAGCCGCAAGGTGCACGACGCGCTGATGCATGGGCCGGAAAACGCCATCGAGCTCTTCCACGGCTACACCTATTCCGGCCACCCGGCCGCCTGCGCCGCCGGTATCGCCACGCTCGACATCTACCGCGACGAGGGCCTGATGACCCGCGCCGTCGAGCTGCAGGATGCCTGGCATGACGCCATGCATTCGCTGAAGGGGCTGCCCAACGTCATCGACATCCGCACGATCGGCCTCATTGCCGGCATCGAGCTGCAATCGCGCGACGGCGCTGTCGGCGCCCGCGCCTACGACGTCTTCGTCGATTGCTTCGAAAAGGGCCTGCTCATCCGCGTCACCGGCGATATCATCGCCTTCTCGCCGCCGCTGATCGCCGAAGAGAAGCATTTCGGCGAGATCGTCTCGATCCTCGGCGATGCGCTGAAGCGCGCCAAGTAAGCCAAGGCCAGTCAAGACAACGCCGCCGCCGAAGATCCCGGCGGCGGCGCTTGCATTTGGAGGGTCGAGCAGAATCCGGCTAACGTCTCTGAGGTAGCGCCGTGCTCCTATCGGATCAGCAGCGCTCGGAAATCGTTGACATTGGTTCCGGTCGGCCCAGGGACAAAAAGATCTCCGCTCGCCGAAAATGCAGACCAGGCGTCGTGGCGGGCGAGATGCAGACGCGGGTCGATGCCAGCTGCCCGCATGCGGGCGATGCTCGCGCCATCGGCAAAGGCGCCCGCATTGTCTTCAGAACCGTCGATGCCGTCCGTGTCAGCCGCGAGCGCATCGATCCCCGAGACACCGTCGATATCGAGCGCCAGCGACAACAGGAACTCACTGTTGCGTCCGCCCTTGCCATAGTCCTTGCCCGAGATCGTCACCGTCGTCTCGCCGCCGGAAAACAGCACCACCGGCTTGCCGAAGGGGCGGTTCCTTAGCACCACTTCGCGGGCCAGTGCGGCATGCATGCGGCCGATGTCGCGCGCTTCACCCTCGATCGCATCGGAAAGGATGTGGGCCTCGATGCCGAGTTCGCCTGCCTTGGCGGCAGCCGCTTCGAGCGAAACGGCGGCAGAGGCGATGACGTGGCATTCATGACCGGCAAACCGCGGATCGTCCGGATCGGGCGCCTTTGCCGCCTCCGAACGCAGATGCCTCATCACCGGGTCGGGAAGCTCCATGCGGTAGCGGGCGACAATTTCAAGCGCTTCAGCCGCCCTGCTGCGGTCCGGAACGGTCGGCCCGGACGCGACGAAGGCCGGGTTGTCGCCGGGAACGTCGGACACCACCAGACTGACGACACGGGCCGGGAAGGCGGCTGCAGCAAGCCGCCCGCCCTTGATCCGCGAGACGTGCTTGCGCACGACGTTCATCGCCGAAATCGGAGCCCCCGAGGCAAGCAGCGCCTTGTTGACCGCGATCTCGTCGGTGAGTTCCAGGCCCTCCGGGGGAGCCGGCAACAGGGCCGAGCCGCCGCCGGAGATCAGGGCGATAACCAGATCGTCCGATGTCAGCCCCTCAACTGCCTTTAGCAATGCCTCCGATGCGGCAAGCCCTGCCTCATCAGGCACCGGATGGGCCGATTGAAGCACTGTGATTGTCTCGCACTTCTCCACCGGTCCGTGCCGCGCCACCACCGTGCCGCTGAAGGGGTGCGGCCAGAGCTTTTCGAAAGCGGCCGCCATCTGGCTTGCCGCCTTGCCCGCGCCGACGACCACCGTCCGCCCTTTCGGCGGGTCCGGCAGATGCGCCTTGATCGCCTCGTAAGGGTCGGCGGCTCGAACGGCTTCCTCGAACAGCCGGGTCAGGAAGGGGCGTGCTTCAATCATCGCCGCCACTCAGCCGGCAATTTCGAGATCATAGACGAAGATGCCGGCAACACCACCCTCGGCCGCCGCCACGATCTTGGCGCCGGTCTTGCGATGCTCCTCGTCTTCCAGATAGGCGTCGCGCGCGGTGGCATCGGTGAAATCGACGATGAAGCCCAGACCATGGCCCTTGTCCATGCCCACTTCCGGGCTGACATTGCCGCCGATATGGGCCGCCATGAAACCGGGCAGCCGTGATTTCAGCGCGACGATCTCGTCGAAGATCGCCGCCTTTTCCTCCTTGGTGATTTCGGGGCGGAAGCGGATGAAGACGCAATGGCGGATCATGGGGACCTCAACGGATATCGGCGCGGGCGCGCGGGCGGCTGTCGTTGCGTTCGTGGGCGAAGATCGCCGGCGGCAGGGGCTGGCGCTCGCGGATGATGTCGGCGCCCTTCTCGCCCATCATGATCGTCGGCCCGTTGGTGTTGCAAGAGGGAACGCGCGGCATCACCGAGCTGTCGCAGACCCGCAGGCCTTCGAGCCCGCGCACCTTGAG is a window from the Ensifer adhaerens genome containing:
- a CDS encoding LysR family transcriptional regulator, producing the protein MKLSRRLVPDVTTLQAFECAARHGSFTQAAAELNLTQSAVSRQIKDLENQLGVLLFERVRQRVILSDAGQKFLPEVRRLLNQTEELMVRAMASARADSTLSIASLPTFGSRWLVPRLPDFLKRHPDTVLNIASRSAPFDFDEQNFDLAIHYGQPVWARATCSYLCSEIIVPAASPALLVNHPIETPEDLVAGPLLHLATRPKLWAQWFEANDMDGRGAYRGNRFDQFSMVIEAATAGLGFALLPRYLIEQEIAAGTLSIVLDRPMQTENSYYLAVPEGKLENPISLAFREWITEQVG
- the hglS gene encoding 2-oxoadipate dioxygenase/decarboxylase HglS; protein product: MKENSFVSADDIRSAFSAAMSVMYREEVPAYGTLMELVAKVNADTLAADPVLKERLDATDTLDRISEERHGAIRLGTPAELAMMRRVFAVMGMYPVGYYDLSTAGVPVHSTAFRPVGETALKRNPFRVFTSLLRLDLIADESLRAEAEVILAERQIFTDGAVELAQKAERDGGLDKADAERFVSEVLETFRWHDKANVSTDMYKRLHDAHRLIADVVSFKGPHINHLTPRTLDIDQVQALMPEYEIAPKAVVEGPPTRKCPILLRQTSFKALEEPVSFKDGSGAWKEGSHTARFGEIEQRGIALTPKGRALYDDLLDASRKIVRPAADGSNAREYEAALAKAFEPFPDTWAGIREAGLGYFSYSLTEKGRKAGISAKRDIQALIADGLVQFDAIVYEDFLPVSAAGIFQSNLGDGAQQDFVASPNQKRFEADLGATVLNEFDHYAGIEQASIESCIQALTGAIAAE
- a CDS encoding FAD-binding oxidoreductase, yielding MIDQLHIDALAGILGDRGVVTRPEDLEAYETGARYDRGRTSLVLRPATTEEVSAAVAYCVAHGIALIPQSGNTGLVSGSTPDQSGDEAVLSLDRLTKCFELDLDNRSVRLDAGFRLSDLNRRLEEHGLFFPIDLGADPRIGGMIATNTGGSRFLKYGDVRRNTLGLKVVLADADGTVLDLQCDLRKNNTGVDWKQLFVGTSGAFGIVTECVLNLERLPQQTATALLVPASGAHVLPLLRAMEERLGAYLSAFEGMSSNAVKAAFAHVPSLKNPFQGGNVPDYVILAEISRTWAPREGEQSLDAVLETALAEIWEMETAPLADAFVGPPHEIWALRHALSEGVKHLGKLIAFDVSFRRGDIMAFCDHMKAEMPSKFPDVTVCDFGHIGDGGVHFNLVVPKDSDLLKDETFEPRLREWVFAVAVEEYHGSFSAEHAIGRRNQAYYDFYTPDKLKDMAAGLKMLTSPAKLGSVRFG
- the amaB gene encoding L-piperidine-6-carboxylate dehydrogenase, producing the protein MNIATKKVDVTKEAAALLEKMGVAKELYTGGDMPSYSPVTGEKIGNLKTVSAAEAAAKIEKAHEAFKAWRLVPAPKRGELIRLLGEELRAFKADLGRLVSIEAGKITSEGLGEVQEMIDICDFAVGLSRQLYGLTIATERPGHRMMETWHPLGVVGVISAFNFPVAVWSWNTALALVCGNSVVWKPSEKTPLTALASQAIFERAVARFGDAPEGLSQVLIGDRAIGEVLVDNPKVPLVSATGSTRMGRDVGPRLAKRFARAILELGGNNAGIVCPSADLDMALRAIAFGAMGTAGQRCTTMRRLFVHESVYDQLVPRLKKAYGSVSVGNPLESTALVGPLVDKAAFDGMQKAIAEAKSHGGSVTGGERVELGYDNGYYAKPALVEMPVQAGPVFEETFAPILYVMKYSDFDAVLDDHNAVAAGLSSSIFTRDMQESERFLAVDGSDCGIANVNIGTSGAEIGGAFGGEKETGGGRESGSDSWKAYMRRATNTVNYSKALPLAQGVSFDIE